A part of Micromonospora chersina genomic DNA contains:
- a CDS encoding class I SAM-dependent methyltransferase has translation MSQLFGEVAGAYHEARPGYPAEIVAAIRAYHGGPPDALVEVGAGSGLATATLLGLGAPTTCVEPDVRMARVLAERFPQVEVVTAPFEEWTPPPGGVSVLACAMAWHWLDPATRNRRSHDALRPGGTLAVFGHRYDYVDPGQRAAIRAAFESVDPHQRNDRPDGWFHDDIAGSGLFTDLRVPVFRRDLPLDTAAYLRLLGTFSPQLRRPPALRDRVLAAVRAAIDGFGGTVVLDLRTTLVLARRPA, from the coding sequence ATGTCGCAGCTCTTCGGCGAGGTGGCCGGCGCCTACCACGAGGCCCGCCCAGGCTATCCGGCCGAGATCGTCGCGGCGATCCGGGCATACCATGGCGGACCGCCCGACGCACTGGTCGAGGTGGGCGCCGGAAGCGGCCTGGCCACCGCCACCCTGCTGGGCCTGGGTGCGCCGACGACCTGCGTCGAGCCCGACGTCCGGATGGCCCGGGTGCTGGCCGAACGCTTCCCCCAGGTCGAGGTGGTCACCGCGCCCTTCGAGGAGTGGACCCCGCCGCCCGGCGGTGTGTCCGTGCTGGCCTGCGCCATGGCCTGGCACTGGCTCGACCCGGCCACCCGCAACCGCCGGTCCCACGACGCCCTGCGTCCCGGCGGCACCCTCGCCGTGTTCGGTCACCGCTACGACTACGTCGACCCCGGGCAGCGGGCCGCCATCCGGGCGGCGTTCGAGTCGGTCGACCCGCACCAGCGGAACGACCGACCCGACGGCTGGTTCCACGACGACATCGCCGGCAGTGGCCTCTTCACCGACCTGCGGGTGCCGGTCTTCCGCCGCGACCTGCCGCTGGACACCGCGGCCTACCTGCGGCTGCTCGGCACGTTCTCGCCGCAGCTACGCCGCCCGCCCGCGCTGCGCGACCGCGTGCTCGCCGCGGTCCGCGCGGCGATCGACGGGTTCGGCGGCACCGTCGTCCTCGACCTGCGCACCACCCTCGTCCTGGCCCGCCGCCCCGCCTGA
- a CDS encoding NUDIX hydrolase has product MDPEIPRDLPLFERTAVRLVVLDDTDRVLLFHTRDPDHPVLGTWWELPGGGLDPGETYLEAAVRELREEAGIVVAPAQVGAPTWRRRASFRHRQRRHLQDEVVVAVRLPGPGPDVDEADRLDYEVEDYFGFRWWPVAEVVADRPRCYPGRLPELLPAFLAGEEIDEPFELWS; this is encoded by the coding sequence GTGGATCCGGAGATACCCCGCGACCTGCCGCTGTTCGAGCGGACGGCCGTCCGGCTCGTGGTGCTGGACGACACCGACCGGGTGCTGCTGTTCCACACCCGCGACCCGGACCACCCCGTGCTGGGCACCTGGTGGGAACTGCCCGGTGGCGGGCTCGACCCCGGGGAGACGTACCTGGAGGCGGCGGTGCGGGAGCTGCGCGAGGAGGCCGGCATCGTGGTCGCGCCGGCCCAGGTGGGTGCGCCGACGTGGCGGCGGCGGGCCAGTTTCCGGCACCGGCAGCGGCGGCACCTCCAGGACGAGGTGGTGGTGGCGGTGCGGCTGCCCGGCCCAGGGCCGGACGTGGACGAGGCGGACCGGCTGGACTACGAGGTGGAGGACTATTTCGGGTTCCGCTGGTGGCCGGTGGCCGAGGTGGTCGCCGACCGGCCGCGCTGCTACCCGGGGCGGCTGCCGGAGCTGCTGCCGGCGTTCCTGGCCGGCGAGGAGATCGACGAGCCGTTCGAGTTGTGGTCGTGA
- a CDS encoding carboxymuconolactone decarboxylase family protein: MNPPAAFLADPPQSPSVTAAYEGDLTSDGYVNNLTRVWCWRPDVLASFQALRADLLAGSGLSPREVAVLVAATAAARGDAYCALAWGARLADLSDEATAAHVLRGADGDLSERENALAAWSRQVVRDPNAATEAHVERLRAAGLGDQEIFEATTLIAFRLAFSTVNDALGARPDPQLAEKAPRLVREAVTFGRQVQSHPAPAPRDSGVG; the protein is encoded by the coding sequence ATGAACCCTCCGGCCGCGTTCCTCGCCGATCCGCCGCAGAGTCCGTCGGTGACTGCCGCCTACGAGGGCGACCTCACCTCCGACGGTTACGTCAACAACCTCACCCGGGTCTGGTGCTGGCGTCCTGACGTGCTGGCGTCCTTCCAGGCCCTGCGGGCCGACCTCCTGGCCGGGTCGGGCCTGTCGCCCCGTGAGGTGGCCGTGCTTGTCGCCGCCACCGCCGCCGCCCGCGGCGACGCCTACTGCGCGCTGGCCTGGGGCGCCCGGCTGGCCGACCTCAGTGACGAGGCGACCGCGGCGCACGTGCTGCGCGGCGCCGACGGTGACCTGTCCGAACGGGAGAACGCGCTGGCCGCGTGGTCCCGTCAGGTCGTCCGGGATCCGAATGCCGCGACCGAGGCCCACGTGGAGCGCCTCCGCGCCGCGGGTCTCGGTGACCAGGAGATCTTCGAGGCGACCACGTTGATCGCGTTCCGGCTGGCGTTCTCCACCGTCAACGACGCGCTGGGGGCACGCCCGGATCCGCAGCTCGCCGAGAAGGCGCCCCGGCTCGTCCGCGAAGCCGTCACCTTCGGCCGCCAGGTCCAGTCGCACCCGGCCCCGGCTCCCAGGGACAGTGGCGTCGGGTGA
- a CDS encoding type II toxin-antitoxin system PemK/MazF family toxin translates to MAGLLRNVASRLGRIAGGAAAPTRTARPIPAQVARRRQVTALQRRELAYAPELDGQADPGEIVWTWVPYEDDPRQGKDRPVLVVGRQSRTLFGLMLSSQSDRDGQRHWLALGPGEWDRDQRPSWVRLDRVLTMREDSIRREGAVLDRRRFDRVGQALRAGYGWR, encoded by the coding sequence GTGGCAGGTCTGTTGAGGAACGTGGCGTCCCGGCTCGGCCGGATCGCCGGGGGCGCGGCCGCGCCCACCCGTACCGCCCGGCCGATTCCGGCCCAGGTCGCCCGGCGCCGCCAGGTCACCGCGTTGCAGCGGCGCGAGCTGGCGTACGCGCCGGAGCTGGACGGGCAGGCCGACCCCGGCGAGATCGTCTGGACCTGGGTGCCGTACGAGGACGACCCCCGCCAGGGCAAGGACCGTCCGGTGCTGGTGGTGGGCCGGCAGAGCCGCACGCTGTTCGGGCTCATGCTGTCCAGCCAGAGCGACCGCGACGGCCAGCGGCACTGGCTGGCGCTGGGCCCGGGGGAGTGGGACCGGGACCAGCGGCCGAGCTGGGTCCGCCTGGACCGGGTGCTCACCATGCGCGAGGACAGCATCCGCCGCGAGGGCGCGGTGCTGGACCGGCGCCGGTTCGACCGGGTGGGCCAGGCGCTGCGGGCCGGCTACGGCTGGCGCTGA